In Rheinheimera sp. MM224, one DNA window encodes the following:
- a CDS encoding PHB depolymerase family esterase, with translation MKTLPFVLSSFAFALSSTAYAALPALKLNLDQTTVSGLSSGGYMAAQFQLSHADWVKGAAIVAAGPVYCAQNNLMTALDHCINKVGSPIPVADINKQLKDWSTQGLLASEAEIKQSKIWLLHGTADQKISKEVADALHQQYQEWLPPAQLSYVQDKNFAHHMPTLNEGSACASSEAPFLGKCSYDAAGEALKFIQASLKTPADHSSGTVYPIEQQKIAGDLAATMAEQGYVYVPKSCEQGQSCTLHISFHGCNQHADAVGMAYVEKAGFNRYADSNNIVVLYPQTRASNLMPMNPQACWDWWGYTDANYANRKGQQIQAVVKLAQSLGAR, from the coding sequence ATGAAAACCTTGCCTTTTGTTTTATCTTCTTTCGCTTTCGCTCTGAGCAGCACGGCTTATGCGGCTTTGCCTGCATTAAAACTGAATTTAGACCAGACCACAGTATCGGGTTTATCCAGCGGTGGTTATATGGCTGCGCAGTTTCAGCTCTCTCATGCCGACTGGGTGAAAGGTGCAGCCATAGTGGCAGCTGGGCCAGTGTATTGTGCGCAGAATAATTTAATGACAGCTCTGGATCACTGTATTAATAAAGTGGGCAGCCCTATCCCTGTGGCTGACATCAACAAGCAGCTAAAAGACTGGTCGACGCAAGGGTTGCTGGCGTCTGAAGCAGAGATTAAACAAAGTAAAATCTGGTTATTGCACGGCACTGCCGATCAAAAGATCAGCAAAGAAGTGGCGGACGCGCTCCATCAGCAGTACCAAGAGTGGTTACCACCAGCACAACTGAGTTATGTGCAGGACAAAAACTTCGCTCACCATATGCCGACACTCAACGAAGGCAGCGCGTGCGCTAGCTCCGAAGCGCCGTTTTTAGGCAAATGTAGTTATGATGCGGCAGGTGAAGCGCTGAAGTTTATTCAAGCAAGTTTAAAGACCCCCGCCGATCACAGCAGCGGTACTGTTTATCCAATTGAGCAGCAAAAAATAGCAGGAGATCTGGCAGCCACTATGGCAGAACAAGGTTATGTGTATGTGCCCAAAAGTTGTGAGCAAGGCCAAAGCTGTACTTTGCATATCAGCTTTCATGGCTGTAACCAACATGCCGATGCGGTAGGCATGGCTTATGTCGAAAAAGCGGGCTTTAACCGTTATGCCGACAGCAACAACATAGTGGTGCTTTATCCGCAAACCCGCGCCTCAAATCTAATGCCAATGAACCCACAAGCCTGTTGGGACTGGTGGGGTTATACAGATGCCAATTATGCCAACCGTAAAGGTCAGCAAATTCAGGCGGTTGTAAAACTAGCTCAGTCTCTGGGCGCCAGGTAA
- a CDS encoding M61 family metallopeptidase, producing the protein MRLLFALSSFTLFSFSLLAAETPVKPAVSYQLSFNNAAHHEAAIQARFEGVSSANLLLSMSSASPGRYAPHAFAKNIYDLKATDSTGKVLSVQRINPSQWSVGQHDGTVIINYRLYGDWGDGTYSQIDRTHAHLNMPATLLFADDYAQQSASLRFELPDARWKVATQLQLQTDGSYIAPDLQYLMDSPVELSAYSNRSWKVADQYSEATIHLVLHHQGTEQQLDTFTEKAKAVVAEQQKIFGEYPQFDYGQYVFIADYLPYVDGDGMEHRNSTILTDERSLKEANYAQIETLSHEFFHAWNVERLRPADLEPFDFQRANMSRNLWFAEGVTNYYGKLVLSRTGHFDLATYLDKTVAAVNKVKLSPGRQFFPATGMSEMAPFVDAAVSVDPTNYANSYISYYTYGEVLGLALDLTLRTEFEGLSLDLLMRKLWQEFGKVGRPYAEQDLLQALAELTANPDFAKNFFSRYIQGQQLPEFEALFAAMGLKLAVAKPTQAFLTAATLLEQDKQLKVDSNPLIGTPLYQAGVEKGDVLLKLGRYKLGSKAQWDKALACYKVGDTAELSFSSRGKTYSTQVTFTADPSWALTENKEASAEQLAKRALWLKAQP; encoded by the coding sequence GTGCGCCTGCTTTTTGCCTTGTCTTCATTCACTTTGTTTAGTTTCAGCCTGTTGGCGGCAGAAACTCCGGTTAAACCAGCGGTCAGTTATCAGTTGTCGTTTAACAACGCAGCGCACCATGAAGCCGCTATTCAGGCGCGGTTTGAAGGCGTCAGTTCAGCTAATTTATTGCTGAGTATGAGTAGCGCTTCCCCTGGCCGTTACGCGCCTCATGCCTTTGCTAAAAATATCTACGATTTAAAAGCCACAGATAGCACAGGCAAAGTTTTATCTGTGCAGCGTATTAACCCAAGCCAGTGGTCGGTAGGGCAGCACGATGGCACTGTGATCATCAATTACCGTTTGTACGGCGATTGGGGGGACGGCACCTATAGCCAGATAGACCGTACTCACGCCCATTTAAATATGCCTGCTACTTTGCTGTTTGCTGATGATTATGCACAGCAAAGCGCCTCTTTACGTTTTGAGTTACCCGATGCGCGCTGGAAAGTTGCGACTCAGTTGCAGTTACAAACGGATGGCAGTTACATAGCGCCCGATCTGCAGTATCTGATGGACAGTCCGGTTGAATTAAGTGCTTATAGCAACCGCAGTTGGAAAGTGGCTGATCAATACTCTGAAGCCACTATTCATTTGGTTTTGCATCATCAGGGCACTGAACAACAACTGGATACCTTCACTGAAAAAGCCAAAGCTGTAGTGGCTGAGCAGCAGAAAATATTTGGCGAATACCCTCAATTTGATTATGGCCAGTATGTGTTTATTGCCGACTATCTGCCTTATGTGGATGGTGACGGTATGGAGCATCGCAACTCTACGATCCTGACCGATGAGCGTTCACTCAAAGAGGCAAATTACGCCCAGATAGAAACTTTATCACACGAGTTTTTTCATGCCTGGAATGTTGAACGGCTGCGCCCGGCTGATTTAGAGCCTTTTGATTTTCAGCGCGCCAATATGAGCCGCAATTTATGGTTTGCCGAAGGGGTGACCAACTACTACGGCAAACTGGTGTTAAGCCGGACTGGCCATTTTGATTTAGCCACTTATCTGGATAAAACCGTAGCTGCAGTAAACAAAGTGAAACTTTCACCGGGCCGGCAGTTTTTCCCTGCCACAGGTATGAGCGAGATGGCACCTTTTGTTGATGCTGCCGTATCGGTCGACCCAACCAACTATGCCAATAGCTATATCTCTTATTACACCTATGGTGAAGTACTGGGGCTGGCGCTGGATTTAACCTTACGTACTGAATTTGAAGGCTTAAGTCTGGATCTGCTAATGCGAAAGCTGTGGCAGGAGTTTGGTAAAGTGGGGCGTCCTTATGCGGAACAAGATCTGCTGCAGGCGTTGGCGGAGCTTACAGCCAATCCGGATTTTGCCAAAAATTTCTTTAGCCGTTATATCCAGGGTCAGCAATTACCAGAGTTCGAAGCTTTATTTGCTGCTATGGGGCTGAAGTTAGCAGTAGCTAAGCCAACACAGGCATTTTTAACTGCAGCGACTTTGCTGGAGCAGGACAAGCAACTCAAAGTAGACAGCAATCCCCTGATTGGCACGCCTTTGTATCAGGCCGGTGTGGAGAAAGGCGATGTGCTGTTAAAACTGGGGCGTTATAAACTTGGTTCCAAAGCCCAGTGGGACAAAGCACTGGCCTGTTACAAAGTAGGGGATACAGCAGAGCTGAGTTTTAGCAGCCGTGGTAAAACCTATAGTACTCAAGTCACTTTTACTGCTGATCCGAGCTGGGCCTTGACTGAAAACAAAGAGGCGAGTGCTGAACAGTTAGCAAAACGGGCTTTGTGGTTAAAAGCCCAGCCTTAG
- the hxpB gene encoding hexitol phosphatase HxpB, whose protein sequence is MVQAVIFDMDGVLIDSEPYWAEAEQHVFRQLGVKLDPAITSQTSGMTTRAVTELWFKHSPWQDLTIEQTEQAVIDYVALAVLERGVVKKGALELLQQLQSWQIPVALATNSPGSLMNTVLDKLQIRPYFQALCSIELVTQGKPKPEIYHLAASKLGVASEHCLVFEDSVTGLTAAKAAGMKVVALPAEHHWHRAEYDQAESRLKCFSEIHSEHFRAWGFELR, encoded by the coding sequence GTGGTTCAGGCAGTTATTTTTGATATGGATGGGGTATTAATTGATTCTGAACCTTATTGGGCTGAAGCCGAGCAGCATGTGTTTCGCCAATTAGGCGTAAAGCTGGATCCGGCCATTACCTCACAAACCAGCGGCATGACGACCAGAGCTGTGACCGAACTCTGGTTTAAGCATTCGCCATGGCAGGATTTAACCATTGAACAAACCGAACAGGCCGTCATCGATTACGTTGCTTTGGCCGTGCTGGAACGTGGTGTGGTGAAAAAAGGTGCACTGGAGTTGTTGCAACAACTGCAAAGCTGGCAAATTCCGGTCGCACTAGCCACCAACTCACCAGGTTCTCTGATGAACACTGTGCTGGATAAACTACAAATTCGCCCGTACTTTCAGGCGCTTTGCTCTATCGAGCTAGTCACACAAGGTAAACCTAAACCAGAAATTTACCATTTAGCTGCCAGCAAGTTAGGTGTGGCTTCAGAACATTGTCTGGTATTTGAAGACTCAGTCACAGGTTTAACAGCAGCCAAAGCAGCAGGTATGAAAGTAGTAGCCCTGCCGGCTGAACATCACTGGCACAGGGCAGAATACGATCAGGCCGAAAGCCGCTTAAAGTGTTTTAGCGAAATTCATTCAGAGCATTTTCGGGCTTGGGGATTTGAGCTGAGGTAA